From one Bombyx mori chromosome 5, ASM3026992v2 genomic stretch:
- the LOC101736652 gene encoding protein lethal(2)essential for life, with translation MSILPYVYDLERPFRLMDRELFGPQDFYRMSPFNQSMHRDRYRMSPYNQFRDVFEPQFYRPWENTLRQIENVMKPIEQLTSAMNQMALQEMGSKITSNDEKFQVNIDVQHFSPDEINVKVVDGHVVVEGKHEEKQDQHGYVSRQFIRRYALPQGCLPDTVESKLSSDGVLTVTAPKVLALPSTGEKIVPITHTGPVMKKVGSQEPSAVAV, from the coding sequence ATGTCAATTTTGCCATACGTGTACGATTTGGAGAGACCATTTCGTCTGATGGATCGAGAACTCTTCGGCCCGCAGGATTTCTACAGGATGTCGCCTTTCAACCAATCGATGCATCGTGACCGCTACAGAATGTCTCCGTACAATCAATTTCGCGACGTCTTTGAACCGCAGTTTTACAGACCCTGGGAAAATACTTTGCGACAAATAGaaaacgtaatgaaaccgaTCGAGCAGCTGACTTCGGCGATGAATCAAATGGCGCTTCAGGAGATGGGCTCTAAAATCACATCCAACGACGAGAAGTTTCAGGTCAATATCGACGTACAACATTTTTCACCGGATGAAATAAATGTGAAGGTAGTCGACGGACACGTCGTGGTGGAAGGGAAACACGAGGAGAAGCAGGATCAGCACGGGTATGTGTCGAGACAGTTCATCAGACGATACGCGCTACCACAAGGCTGTTTACCAGACACGGTGGAATCGAAGCTGTCTTCTGACGGTGTCCTGACGGTCACTGCACCTAAGGTGCTAGCCTTACCTTCGACTGGTGAAAAGATTGTTCCAATAACACATACTGGTCCTGTGATGAAGAAGGTCGGATCTCAGGAGCCTTCAGCTGTCGCTGTGTAG
- the LOC101736792 gene encoding alpha-crystallin A chain produces the protein MSSLLPYLIDVERSRIFEEPQLTVALLPQELLSLLRPEISRSQFSWRQPGLREGSSIKKDKSKFQINLDIQHFSPDDITVKIVDGFVVVEALHEEKQDQHGWVSRRFTRRCPIPEGCDTDAVESRLSSDGVLTVSMPLQRRISNERRVPIIQTGPVKISDEPKPECVDSIETPPANGE, from the coding sequence ATGTCTTCTTTACTACCATATTTGATCGATGTAGAACGATCACGTATCTTCGAAGAGCCTCAACTGACTGTGGCATTGTTGCCTCAAGAATTGTTGTCGCTGTTGCGGCCAGAAATATCCAGGAGCCAATTTTCATGGAGGCAGCCAGGATTGCGTGAGGGAAGTTCGATTAAGAAGGATAAATCTAAATTCCAGATCAATTTGGACATTCAACACTTTTCTCCGGACGACATTACTGTGAAAATTGTCGATGGCTTCGTCGTCGTGGAAGCTCTTCACGAAGAAAAGCAGGATCAGCACGGCTGGGTGTCCCGTCGGTTCACACGACGCTGCCCGATACCCGAAGGCTGCGACACAGACGCCGTGGAATCCAGACTCTCTTCTGATGGAGTCCTAACTGTGTCCATGCCTTTACAGCGCCGAATCTCTAACGAGCGCAGAGTGCCCATCATACAAACTGGTCCTGTGAAGATATCCGATGAGCCGAAGCCAGAATGCGTTGATTCTATTGAAACGCCGCCAGCAAACGGAGAATAA